A single region of the Streptomyces virginiae genome encodes:
- a CDS encoding NAD(P)-dependent oxidoreductase, which produces MMKIALFGASGTVGTRVLREALRRGHEVTAVVRDPARLPDSGSGTGAGALVVVRGDVLDPGSVAAAVAGHDVAVSAFGPGRGDPAALVTAAKSLIGGVRSLGTDAPAPRVVVVGGAGSLRTPAGPAVWDEPGVPAPVLALMHAHGDALDFLRTVPVEQVRWTCLSPAAQIEPGERTGTYRLGLDDLLVDEEGRSRISMEDFAVALVDEIERDAHAGRRFTVAH; this is translated from the coding sequence ATGATGAAGATCGCCCTCTTCGGCGCGAGCGGCACCGTCGGAACCCGGGTGCTGCGCGAAGCACTTCGGCGTGGCCACGAGGTCACGGCCGTCGTCCGCGATCCGGCGCGGCTCCCGGACTCGGGGAGCGGGACAGGGGCCGGGGCGCTCGTCGTGGTGCGCGGCGATGTCCTCGATCCGGGGTCGGTGGCCGCGGCGGTGGCCGGGCACGATGTGGCGGTCAGCGCCTTCGGACCCGGCCGCGGGGACCCGGCCGCCCTGGTGACCGCCGCGAAGTCGCTGATCGGCGGGGTGCGCTCGCTCGGTACCGATGCGCCCGCGCCGCGGGTGGTCGTCGTCGGCGGGGCGGGGTCGCTGCGGACCCCTGCAGGTCCGGCCGTCTGGGACGAGCCCGGTGTTCCGGCGCCCGTCCTGGCCTTGATGCACGCCCACGGGGACGCCCTGGACTTCCTGCGGACCGTGCCGGTCGAGCAGGTGCGCTGGACCTGTCTGAGCCCGGCCGCGCAGATCGAGCCGGGCGAGCGGACGGGCACCTACCGGTTGGGACTCGACGATCTGCTGGTCGACGAGGAGGGCCGGAGCCGGATCTCGATGGAGGATTTCGCCGTCGCCCTGGTCGACGAGATCGAGCGCGACGCGCACGCGGGCCGGCGGTTCACCGTCGCCCACTGA
- a CDS encoding RNA ligase family protein, translating to MRIHYPRTPHLPWSPGATADDVRAVGPGALAGREVVVTEKLDGENTTLYPDGLHARSLDSAHHPSRAWVKGLQGRIGPGIPAGWRVCGENLYARHSIPYEDLDSWFYGFSVWDGEHCLDWDRTVRFLSGLGVPTPRVLWRGVFDERALRRLKLDTARQEGYVVRTVAGFALEDFGRCVAKWVRVGHVQTSTHWMFAQVVPNGLGPAAPLWAVRSGAEADVPGLFAALGPSGTDTTDAPDTTGAAGAEEVAEAVARIDGAGRTGEDRLAGVLAAALHREPRARIAARLAAGPVGMGLARRVCDLVGLYPYLQQPFPDEDRRAGLVRMAAAADLGVLHALAGALADGPAARECVEWSALCAEEAGLLGPDPLEALRGGLREALAGLDPEAADRCWAEARRAFGQGRISGSAVEEAVAATWKWREGTFPRLVQLCGPSGSGKSTFGRELPGVDTYIGLDDLRTARGSRADQGANAAVLSEGLDRLDAALARGGTVVWDATSLTDQQRGLAGSVARRRDALVTHAVVLVEEAELVRRNGVRPHPVPAQVLTAQLRRFSPPYAGQAHRTWYIGAAGVVEDTAGGLAAGPADTGRQRGQAQRQEQGRGAY from the coding sequence ATGCGCATCCACTATCCCCGTACGCCGCACCTGCCCTGGTCCCCCGGGGCGACGGCGGACGACGTCCGGGCCGTCGGACCGGGAGCGCTGGCCGGGCGCGAGGTCGTCGTCACGGAGAAGCTCGACGGGGAGAACACCACCCTGTACCCGGACGGCCTGCACGCCCGCTCCCTCGACTCGGCGCACCACCCCTCGCGGGCGTGGGTCAAGGGCCTCCAGGGCCGGATCGGCCCCGGGATCCCGGCCGGGTGGCGGGTGTGCGGGGAGAACCTCTACGCCCGGCACTCGATCCCGTACGAGGACCTGGACAGCTGGTTCTACGGCTTCTCGGTGTGGGACGGGGAGCACTGCCTCGACTGGGATCGGACCGTACGGTTCCTGAGCGGCCTGGGCGTGCCCACCCCGCGCGTGCTGTGGCGGGGCGTCTTCGACGAGCGCGCGCTGCGCCGGCTGAAGCTCGACACGGCGCGCCAGGAGGGGTACGTCGTACGGACGGTGGCCGGTTTCGCGCTCGAGGACTTCGGGCGGTGCGTGGCCAAGTGGGTGCGGGTCGGCCATGTGCAGACGAGTACGCACTGGATGTTCGCGCAGGTCGTGCCGAACGGGCTCGGTCCGGCGGCCCCGTTGTGGGCCGTGCGCTCCGGGGCCGAGGCCGATGTCCCGGGCCTGTTCGCCGCGCTCGGGCCGAGCGGCACCGACACCACCGACGCCCCCGACACCACCGGTGCCGCCGGCGCGGAGGAGGTCGCCGAGGCCGTGGCCCGCATCGACGGGGCGGGGCGGACCGGGGAGGACCGGTTGGCCGGTGTCCTGGCCGCCGCGCTCCACCGCGAGCCGCGGGCCCGGATCGCGGCGCGGCTCGCGGCCGGCCCGGTCGGGATGGGACTCGCGCGGCGGGTCTGCGACCTGGTGGGGCTGTACCCGTACCTGCAGCAGCCGTTCCCGGACGAGGACCGGCGGGCCGGCCTGGTCCGGATGGCCGCCGCGGCCGATCTCGGCGTGCTGCACGCGCTCGCCGGGGCGCTGGCGGACGGGCCGGCGGCGCGGGAGTGCGTGGAGTGGTCCGCGCTGTGCGCCGAGGAGGCGGGGCTGCTCGGCCCCGATCCGCTGGAGGCGCTGCGCGGCGGGCTGAGGGAGGCGCTCGCCGGGCTGGACCCGGAGGCAGCGGACCGCTGCTGGGCGGAGGCCCGGCGGGCGTTCGGGCAGGGCAGGATCTCGGGATCCGCGGTGGAGGAAGCCGTGGCGGCGACCTGGAAGTGGCGCGAGGGAACGTTTCCCCGGCTGGTGCAGCTGTGCGGGCCCTCGGGCAGCGGGAAGAGCACCTTCGGCCGCGAACTGCCCGGCGTGGACACGTACATCGGTCTGGACGACCTGCGCACGGCCAGGGGGTCCCGGGCGGACCAGGGGGCCAACGCCGCGGTGTTGAGCGAGGGCCTGGACCGGCTCGACGCGGCGCTCGCCCGCGGCGGGACGGTGGTGTGGGACGCCACCTCGCTCACCGACCAGCAGCGTGGCCTGGCCGGTTCGGTCGCCCGGCGCCGTGACGCGCTGGTCACCCACGCCGTGGTGCTGGTGGAGGAGGCGGAGCTGGTGCGGCGCAACGGCGTGCGCCCGCATCCGGTACCGGCGCAGGTACTGACCGCGCAACTGCGCCGGTTCAGCCCGCCGTACGCCGGTCAGGCGCACCGTACGTGGTACATCGGTGCGGCCGGCGTCGTCGAGGACACCGCCGGTGGCCTCGCGGCCGGTCCCGCGGACACCGGACGGCAGCGGGGACAGGCACAGCGGCAGGAACAGGGGCGGGGGGCGTACTGA